From a region of the Pseudophaeobacter arcticus DSM 23566 genome:
- a CDS encoding multicopper oxidase family protein, which yields MKQTRRDFLRNATLAACAAVIPRSAYAATPFEDVVAKVARRQLLPDTYPETEIWGYDGLVPAPEIRVAQGDRVRRRFRNEVPDPSSVHWHGIRIDNAMDGVSGLTQKAVAPGETFDYDFVVPDAGTYWYHAHNRSYEQVARGLRGALIVEEADRPDIDREEVIVLEDWLLDPESGQLFDNFEQPMMMSHGGRIGNFITTNGRYDLTLSAKRNERIRLRIINAASARIFPLTLSGLSGWTVAVDGMPIGQPQQIDGELILGPAQRVDLIVDVTEDEGGTAQLLRIGDDDQLTPLVSFLVNGTASSVPRGKPLPLPPNPAAHAPDLADARDLRLVMSGGAMGRMQSALLGGERLGFRQLAQAGKFWALNDVAEMTDTPLADLSLNEPVRLKIENQTVFPHAMHLHGMHFRELRPDGAFGPMRDTILLAGNESREIAFTADNPGKWLFHCHMLSHAASGMTTWIRVT from the coding sequence ATGAAACAAACACGTAGGGATTTCTTGCGCAATGCAACTCTGGCGGCCTGTGCGGCCGTCATCCCGCGGTCGGCCTATGCCGCAACCCCGTTCGAGGACGTGGTTGCCAAGGTTGCGCGTCGACAACTTCTTCCGGACACCTACCCGGAAACAGAGATCTGGGGCTATGATGGTCTTGTTCCGGCCCCGGAAATCCGGGTTGCACAAGGCGATCGGGTGCGTCGCAGGTTCCGCAACGAGGTACCCGATCCCAGTTCGGTTCACTGGCACGGAATCCGGATCGATAACGCGATGGATGGCGTTTCAGGACTGACCCAGAAAGCCGTGGCACCAGGTGAAACCTTTGACTACGACTTCGTCGTACCGGACGCGGGCACCTATTGGTATCACGCGCATAATCGCTCGTACGAACAAGTCGCGCGTGGTCTGCGCGGCGCCTTAATCGTCGAAGAGGCCGACAGGCCGGACATCGACCGCGAGGAAGTCATCGTTCTGGAGGACTGGTTGCTCGACCCTGAGAGCGGGCAGCTGTTCGACAATTTCGAACAGCCCATGATGATGAGCCACGGTGGACGCATCGGCAACTTTATCACGACCAATGGGCGCTATGACCTGACCTTGTCCGCGAAGCGCAACGAACGCATTCGCTTGCGGATCATCAACGCAGCAAGCGCGCGAATTTTCCCGCTGACGCTCTCGGGGTTGAGTGGCTGGACGGTGGCCGTCGATGGAATGCCAATCGGCCAACCCCAGCAGATTGACGGCGAGTTGATCCTCGGCCCGGCACAGCGCGTCGACTTAATTGTCGATGTGACCGAAGACGAAGGCGGCACCGCCCAGTTGCTTCGCATCGGCGATGATGATCAACTGACCCCGTTGGTGAGTTTTCTGGTCAACGGCACAGCCAGTTCAGTACCAAGAGGCAAGCCACTGCCGTTGCCGCCGAACCCCGCGGCACACGCCCCGGACCTTGCCGATGCGCGTGATTTGCGACTGGTCATGTCCGGCGGTGCAATGGGGCGGATGCAGTCCGCGTTGCTCGGCGGGGAACGTCTTGGATTCCGTCAGCTTGCCCAAGCGGGCAAATTCTGGGCCCTGAATGATGTCGCCGAAATGACCGACACGCCACTGGCCGATCTATCCCTGAACGAGCCGGTGCGCCTGAAGATCGAGAACCAGACCGTTTTCCCGCATGCGATGCACCTGCACGGGATGCATTTCCGCGAGCTGCGCCCCGACGGCGCATTCGGGCCGATGCGGGACACGATCCTGTTGGCCGGCAACGAGTCCCGGGAGATCGCCTTTACGGCAGACAATCCCGGCAAGTGGCTGTTCCATTGCCACATGCTCAGCCACGCCGCATCTGGCATGACAACCTGGATACGGGTCACATGA
- a CDS encoding c-type cytochrome produces the protein MRYLVWSVPITVAAAAFMYWLSTSASSDVGSASKAESYDIEEGALLYAENCASCHGAGLEGQPEWRTPGADGRLPAPPHDETGHTWHHPDSLLFDYTKLGGAALLARQGVEFDSGMPGFADVLTDQQIHNILAFIRSTWPDRIREVQAARTEADEQRGEN, from the coding sequence ATGAGGTATCTCGTTTGGTCCGTTCCGATCACTGTCGCAGCAGCCGCCTTCATGTATTGGCTCTCGACCAGTGCATCCTCGGATGTCGGCAGCGCGTCCAAGGCGGAGAGCTACGACATCGAAGAAGGCGCGTTGCTCTACGCAGAAAACTGCGCGTCTTGTCATGGCGCGGGTCTGGAAGGCCAGCCGGAATGGCGAACGCCCGGCGCGGATGGGCGCCTGCCAGCACCACCGCATGATGAGACGGGTCACACCTGGCATCATCCTGACAGCCTGCTCTTCGATTACACAAAACTGGGGGGTGCGGCGCTTCTGGCGCGTCAGGGCGTCGAATTCGACAGTGGCATGCCCGGTTTCGCAGACGTGCTGACCGACCAGCAAATTCACAACATCCTGGCCTTCATCCGGTCCACCTGGCCAGACCGCATCCGCGAAGTCCAGGCCGCGCGGACAGAAGCCGACGAACAACGGGGAGAGAACTAA
- a CDS encoding DsbA family protein — translation MRFRQAFTTVAIAALLPIPALADELSESRVKELVLEAIREKPEIVMEAVAILEQRQAQAQELSQAQVLNDQRDLIENDPNAPVLGNAEGDVTVVEFFDYNCPYCRRVKPEVRALIEEDPNIRLVYREWPILGDGSVFAAKAALAARKQDKYEEFHWAMMGLEGRAEEASVLRVAEEIGLDIAQLRKDMEAPEVEEHIATSMQLTQALGFNGTPSFVIGDALVPGFVEKAQLADLVEEARKDED, via the coding sequence ATGCGTTTCAGACAAGCCTTCACGACGGTCGCGATAGCTGCCTTGCTTCCGATACCGGCACTCGCCGACGAACTGTCAGAGTCCCGGGTCAAGGAACTTGTGCTCGAGGCAATCCGCGAGAAACCGGAGATTGTCATGGAGGCCGTGGCGATCCTCGAACAAAGGCAGGCGCAAGCGCAGGAGCTCAGTCAGGCCCAAGTTCTGAATGACCAGCGCGATCTGATCGAGAACGATCCGAATGCGCCGGTTCTCGGCAACGCGGAAGGGGACGTCACCGTTGTGGAATTTTTCGACTACAACTGTCCCTATTGTCGGCGGGTCAAACCCGAGGTGCGGGCTTTGATCGAAGAGGATCCAAACATTCGCCTCGTCTATCGTGAATGGCCCATTCTCGGAGACGGATCGGTGTTCGCCGCGAAAGCGGCCTTGGCAGCGCGCAAGCAGGACAAATACGAAGAGTTTCACTGGGCTATGATGGGGCTGGAAGGCCGCGCGGAAGAGGCGTCCGTGCTGCGCGTGGCCGAGGAGATCGGCCTGGATATCGCGCAGTTGCGCAAGGACATGGAGGCCCCCGAGGTCGAAGAGCACATTGCGACATCCATGCAACTGACCCAAGCTCTGGGCTTTAACGGCACGCCGTCTTTCGTGATCGGTGACGCGCTGGTGCCTGGCTTTGTCGAAAAGGCGCAGCTTGCCGACTTGGTCGAAGAAGCCCGCAAAGACGAAGACTGA
- a CDS encoding heavy-metal-associated domain-containing protein, protein MKFSVPDMSCGHCTAAIESAVKTADPNAGVECDLSARQVRVDSVLPADQVQAIIRDEGYDVEPAAA, encoded by the coding sequence ATGAAGTTCAGCGTTCCGGACATGAGCTGTGGACATTGCACCGCAGCGATCGAAAGCGCAGTGAAAACCGCAGATCCGAATGCAGGCGTAGAATGTGACCTTTCTGCCCGACAAGTGCGTGTCGACAGCGTGTTACCAGCCGATCAGGTCCAAGCGATCATTCGGGATGAGGGCTACGACGTGGAACCTGCGGCCGCTTGA
- a CDS encoding heavy metal translocating P-type ATPase → MPEPKQISLPIEGMSCASCVGRVDRALNAIDGVEDVSVNLASETARMSVDALKRIPDIIETLRELGYPARTAKAELTIAAMSCASCVGRVDKALSAVPGVVEVNVNLASETATVVYVEGLVTTSDLENASGAAGYPATVATAQAGDDRVARKEEEAQALAKRVTFAAILALPVFLIEMGGHVIPAVHMLIETTIGQQTSWLLQFVLTTIVLFGPGRTFYTKGFPALFRGAPDMNSLVAVGTGAAYFYSVVATFVPSALPDTLRSVYFEAAAVIVVLILLGRFLEARAKGRTGAAIQKLLGLQARTARVMRDGESIEIEIDALVQGDIVIVRPGERIAVDGEVIEGTSRVDESMLTGEPIPAEKGAGDPVTGGTVNGAGSLQFRATRVGADTTLAQIIRMVEEAQGAKLPIQGLVNRITLWFVPAVMAIAAATVLVWLVFGPDPALTMALVAGVSVLIIACPCAMGLATPTSIMVGTGRAAEMGVLFRKGDALQQLDSVDVVALDKTGTVTEGRPALTDLVLAEGFDRPTTLSKIAAVESLSEHPVADAIVRAARAEGAPLVGAEGFQSVTGYGVRALVEDVEVLVGADRYMARQGVDVSALAQEETNIASKGRTALYAAIDGRVAAVIGVADPVKPASRAAIAALHEKGLAVAMITGDKRETAEAIARETGIDHVVAGVLPDGKVAALDTLREGGKRIAFVGDGINDAPALAHADVGIAIGTGTDVAIESADVVLMSGDLRGVVNAFEVSRRTMRNIRQNLFWAFAYNVALIPVAAGVLYPAFGLLLSPILAAGAMALSSVFVLTNALRLRGIAPAMDEQRAIPAEMAAATPAPAE, encoded by the coding sequence ATGCCCGAACCCAAACAGATCAGCCTGCCGATCGAAGGCATGTCATGTGCGTCCTGCGTTGGCAGGGTCGACCGCGCATTGAATGCAATCGACGGCGTAGAGGATGTGTCGGTTAATCTTGCTTCCGAAACCGCACGTATGAGCGTGGACGCGCTCAAGCGCATTCCGGACATCATCGAAACCCTTCGCGAGCTGGGCTACCCCGCGCGGACGGCCAAGGCCGAACTCACGATTGCAGCGATGTCCTGTGCCTCTTGCGTCGGGCGGGTCGACAAGGCGCTTTCCGCGGTGCCTGGAGTGGTCGAGGTGAACGTCAACCTCGCCTCCGAGACGGCAACGGTGGTTTACGTCGAAGGTCTTGTCACGACATCCGATCTGGAAAATGCAAGCGGCGCGGCAGGGTATCCAGCAACCGTGGCAACGGCCCAAGCCGGTGACGACAGGGTTGCGCGCAAGGAGGAAGAGGCTCAGGCGCTTGCCAAACGGGTCACCTTTGCAGCCATCCTCGCCTTGCCGGTCTTTTTGATCGAGATGGGTGGCCACGTCATTCCGGCCGTTCATATGCTTATCGAGACCACGATTGGTCAGCAGACGAGTTGGCTTCTTCAATTCGTTCTCACGACAATCGTTCTCTTCGGCCCGGGCCGGACGTTTTACACCAAGGGTTTCCCGGCCCTATTCCGGGGCGCGCCCGACATGAACAGCCTCGTCGCGGTCGGCACCGGGGCGGCTTACTTCTATTCCGTAGTTGCGACATTCGTACCATCGGCCTTGCCTGACACGCTGCGCTCTGTCTACTTCGAGGCGGCAGCGGTCATCGTCGTCCTCATCTTGCTGGGGCGTTTTCTTGAAGCGCGCGCTAAGGGGAGAACGGGCGCGGCCATCCAGAAGCTGCTGGGGCTTCAGGCGCGGACCGCGCGAGTGATGCGCGATGGTGAAAGCATTGAGATCGAGATCGATGCGCTGGTTCAGGGTGACATCGTCATCGTGCGCCCCGGCGAACGCATCGCGGTCGATGGCGAGGTCATCGAGGGGACCAGCCGCGTCGACGAAAGCATGCTGACAGGCGAGCCGATTCCCGCTGAAAAGGGTGCCGGAGATCCGGTGACCGGCGGGACGGTCAACGGCGCCGGAAGTCTGCAATTCCGCGCCACGCGGGTCGGCGCCGACACGACCCTGGCGCAGATCATTCGCATGGTCGAAGAGGCCCAAGGCGCCAAGCTGCCGATCCAGGGATTGGTCAACCGGATCACGCTTTGGTTTGTGCCTGCCGTCATGGCAATCGCGGCGGCGACCGTGCTGGTCTGGCTGGTTTTCGGACCTGATCCGGCCCTGACAATGGCCCTTGTCGCCGGTGTGTCGGTGTTGATCATCGCGTGCCCCTGCGCGATGGGGCTTGCGACGCCGACCTCCATCATGGTCGGGACGGGACGTGCTGCGGAAATGGGTGTCCTGTTCCGTAAAGGTGACGCCTTGCAGCAACTTGATTCCGTTGATGTGGTCGCCCTCGACAAAACAGGCACGGTGACCGAGGGGCGACCTGCACTGACCGACCTGGTGCTGGCGGAAGGGTTTGATCGTCCAACGACGCTTTCGAAGATCGCCGCCGTGGAGTCGCTCTCCGAGCATCCTGTCGCGGACGCGATCGTGCGCGCAGCCCGGGCCGAGGGCGCACCTCTTGTGGGGGCCGAAGGCTTTCAATCGGTCACCGGTTACGGCGTGCGCGCCTTGGTCGAAGATGTGGAGGTATTGGTTGGGGCCGACCGATACATGGCGCGGCAAGGCGTTGACGTCTCGGCGTTGGCACAAGAGGAAACGAATATCGCAAGCAAGGGCCGGACGGCGCTTTACGCTGCCATAGATGGACGTGTCGCCGCCGTGATCGGCGTTGCCGACCCGGTCAAACCGGCAAGCCGCGCAGCCATCGCAGCGCTGCACGAAAAGGGTCTTGCGGTTGCGATGATCACAGGGGACAAACGCGAAACCGCCGAAGCCATCGCCCGCGAAACCGGCATTGATCACGTCGTCGCGGGCGTTCTGCCAGACGGCAAGGTCGCGGCGCTCGATACGTTGCGTGAGGGCGGCAAGCGCATCGCCTTTGTCGGCGACGGTATCAATGACGCCCCGGCGCTGGCGCATGCCGATGTGGGTATCGCCATTGGCACCGGCACCGATGTGGCCATCGAGTCCGCGGATGTCGTCCTGATGTCCGGCGATTTGCGCGGCGTGGTGAATGCCTTCGAGGTGTCCCGCCGGACCATGCGCAACATCCGGCAGAACCTGTTCTGGGCCTTTGCCTACAATGTCGCGCTGATTCCGGTCGCCGCCGGGGTGCTTTATCCCGCCTTTGGGCTGCTCCTGTCACCAATTCTCGCGGCGGGCGCGATGGCTTTGTCCTCGGTGTTCGTTCTGACCAATGCCCTGCGCCTGCGAGGCATCGCGCCGGCGATGGACGAGCAGCGCGCAATCCCGGCAGAGATGGCAGCCGCCACTCCTGCTCCAGCAGAATAA
- the cueR gene encoding Cu(I)-responsive transcriptional regulator: MNIGDVARQSGVPPKTIRYYEDIGLIRPNRSENGYRAFTENHVHKLAFLGRARALGFTIEDCRTLLALYEDENRESVQVKAVAEEHLRQIEEKIEKLQSMRTTLTELVEKCAGDHRPDCPILADLSPIRMSE; the protein is encoded by the coding sequence ATGAACATCGGAGACGTTGCCCGACAATCGGGTGTGCCCCCAAAAACAATCCGCTACTACGAGGACATCGGGCTGATCCGCCCGAACCGTAGCGAGAACGGCTATCGCGCGTTCACCGAGAACCACGTTCACAAGCTGGCGTTTCTGGGTCGCGCACGGGCCTTGGGGTTCACCATCGAAGATTGCAGGACGCTTCTGGCTCTCTACGAGGATGAAAACCGCGAAAGCGTTCAGGTGAAGGCGGTGGCGGAAGAGCATCTTCGCCAGATCGAGGAAAAGATCGAGAAGCTGCAATCCATGAGAACGACGCTTACCGAACTTGTGGAGAAATGTGCCGGGGATCATCGTCCGGATTGTCCGATCCTCGCAGATCTCTCACCTATACGAATGTCCGAATGA
- a CDS encoding MauE/DoxX family redox-associated membrane protein yields MPRDTDSKSAQLYRMVMPGHVCPYGLKSKDLLERQGFEVEDHPLETREDTDAFMEKHGVETTPQTFIGGERIGGYDDLRVFFDIDPPEEEQSDTTYQPVIAIFSVAALLALGLSWHQYGSVLTLRGFEWFISLSMTILAIQKLQDVEGFSTMFLNYDLLARKWVRYGKVYPFGEALAGILMTAGALLWLSAPVALFIGTVGAVSVFKAVYIDKRELKCACVGGDSSVRLGFISLTENLMMIFMGIWMPVRAIWF; encoded by the coding sequence ATGCCCCGCGACACAGACAGCAAATCCGCGCAACTTTATCGCATGGTCATGCCGGGCCATGTCTGCCCCTACGGTCTGAAATCGAAAGACCTGCTGGAGCGGCAAGGCTTCGAGGTGGAAGACCATCCGCTTGAGACCCGTGAAGACACCGATGCTTTCATGGAGAAGCACGGTGTCGAGACGACGCCGCAGACCTTCATCGGCGGAGAACGGATCGGCGGCTACGATGATCTCAGGGTGTTCTTCGACATCGACCCACCCGAGGAAGAGCAAAGCGACACGACCTACCAGCCGGTCATTGCGATCTTTTCCGTCGCCGCGCTGTTGGCACTGGGCCTGTCGTGGCACCAGTACGGGTCGGTTCTCACCTTGCGCGGGTTCGAATGGTTCATTTCGCTGTCCATGACCATTCTCGCGATCCAGAAATTGCAGGATGTCGAAGGGTTCTCGACGATGTTCCTCAATTACGACCTGCTGGCGCGCAAATGGGTGCGATACGGCAAGGTCTACCCGTTCGGCGAAGCGTTGGCAGGTATCCTGATGACTGCCGGCGCGCTGCTGTGGCTCTCGGCGCCTGTCGCCTTGTTTATCGGCACGGTTGGTGCTGTCAGCGTTTTCAAGGCTGTTTATATCGACAAGAGAGAGCTGAAATGCGCCTGCGTCGGCGGTGACAGTTCCGTCCGGCTGGGGTTCATTTCGCTGACGGAAAACCTGATGATGATCTTCATGGGTATCTGGATGCCGGTCCGCGCAATCTGGTTCTGA
- a CDS encoding DUF305 domain-containing protein translates to MHYSRFFMMIGTSTVVMFVLMYLNTYLWGHIFFSETRLYMAILMGATMAVIMLACMLSMYQNTKVNIAIFVGAILVFAASLWPVRGQFTVQDRSYMRAMIPHHSIAIMTSTRAEITDPRVRGLADDIIYAQDKEIAEMRYLIADIEANGEASATPTEPPPQVVNAQQALQTEVVSKVDPEFLTEDEIAAVFPNGGNCRFAYTSDSPAVLVTGETGEGFAAAMKISGDLVRLNAQGENAFSEGPLSARIAETDGDLTDLIVSAGTDYEAGFRGQFTCSG, encoded by the coding sequence ATGCACTACTCACGATTCTTTATGATGATCGGAACATCGACCGTGGTCATGTTCGTTCTGATGTACCTGAACACCTATCTTTGGGGCCATATCTTCTTTTCGGAGACACGCCTTTACATGGCCATCCTGATGGGGGCGACCATGGCCGTGATCATGTTGGCGTGCATGTTGTCCATGTATCAGAACACCAAGGTCAACATCGCGATCTTCGTAGGCGCCATTCTTGTCTTTGCGGCAAGCCTCTGGCCGGTACGCGGGCAATTCACGGTGCAGGACAGGTCCTACATGCGCGCCATGATCCCGCACCATTCGATCGCCATCATGACGTCGACTCGTGCCGAGATCACCGACCCGCGCGTCCGGGGGCTGGCAGACGACATCATCTATGCGCAGGACAAGGAAATCGCCGAAATGCGCTACCTAATTGCTGATATTGAAGCAAACGGCGAGGCATCGGCCACGCCGACCGAACCGCCGCCACAGGTCGTGAATGCGCAACAGGCGCTTCAAACGGAGGTCGTGTCGAAAGTCGATCCCGAGTTTCTGACGGAAGACGAAATCGCTGCGGTGTTCCCGAATGGCGGAAATTGCCGCTTTGCTTACACCTCGGACAGTCCGGCTGTACTGGTGACTGGTGAAACCGGCGAAGGGTTTGCCGCCGCAATGAAGATCAGCGGTGATCTGGTGCGCCTGAATGCGCAGGGCGAAAATGCATTTTCTGAAGGCCCGCTGTCGGCCCGCATCGCAGAGACAGATGGTGACCTGACCGATCTAATCGTCAGCGCGGGAACCGACTACGAAGCCGGGTTCCGTGGTCAATTTACGTGCAGCGGATAA
- a CDS encoding L,D-transpeptidase, giving the protein MQFFVKEEHSSAGEFQKREFSWFQGNKGASFAPVHGFFSLPLARTEFSWVRGDRAMQNFTRRELICAGALGCFLPTTAWAHKVKLPERFEPQLINTRRDDWMNGDIHVVPDDFFLYFMLEDGMAIRYGVGVGRKGLYEPGEFTVDRKAKWPWWRPTNAMIRREPHKYAKYKDGLKGGPNNPLGARALYLHDDDGRDTYLRIHGTNAPETIGSAVSNGCARLTNEHVKDLYDRVEIGARVFLYPKVTTA; this is encoded by the coding sequence TTGCAGTTCTTTGTAAAAGAAGAACATTCCAGCGCTGGAGAGTTCCAAAAGCGCGAATTTTCGTGGTTTCAAGGCAACAAAGGCGCGTCGTTTGCCCCGGTTCACGGCTTCTTTTCTTTGCCCCTGGCGCGCACTGAATTTTCATGGGTCCGAGGAGATCGCGCCATGCAGAATTTCACGAGACGAGAATTGATTTGTGCCGGAGCGTTGGGTTGCTTCCTGCCGACAACTGCCTGGGCCCACAAAGTCAAATTGCCCGAACGGTTCGAACCGCAATTGATAAACACCCGTCGTGATGACTGGATGAACGGGGACATCCACGTCGTTCCTGACGATTTTTTCCTCTATTTCATGCTCGAGGACGGGATGGCGATCCGCTACGGGGTCGGAGTAGGGCGCAAAGGTTTGTACGAACCCGGAGAGTTCACCGTGGATCGCAAGGCCAAATGGCCATGGTGGCGACCGACGAACGCTATGATCCGGCGCGAGCCACATAAGTACGCGAAGTACAAGGATGGGCTGAAAGGCGGGCCAAACAACCCGCTTGGGGCCCGCGCGCTCTATCTCCATGATGATGACGGACGCGATACCTATCTTCGCATTCACGGAACGAACGCCCCGGAGACAATTGGGTCGGCCGTGTCGAATGGATGCGCGCGATTGACGAATGAGCATGTGAAGGATCTGTACGATCGCGTTGAAATCGGCGCTCGCGTCTTTCTGTATCCCAAAGTGACAACGGCGTGA
- a CDS encoding multicopper oxidase family protein, which yields MILAPQSIKARLAGYDVSMLGFNGGLPGPEIRMRQGQTARITLDNRLEEGALVHWHGLRVPNRMDGVNVLTQDVVIPGDSYRYQFGVPDAGTYWYHSHYLSYDQVSRGLFGAFIVEEQNAPAVDHDIVVQFFDLLLDMSGQYDEAFNAAHFTTEGRIGNIATALVSNGTSKNVRQGDRLRLRLINPSIDRVYRVGLDGLAGKIVALDGMPLAHPRTLEPILLAPGQRCDVIGDATGPIRFDDSFGERTLSLGEIAVSGSREPAKVPITALPANRMPAPQDPGQTAELVLQGGAGSASHNGTGTWALNDVSGLPRTPFLSVAQGTTVRISIRNETGFPHVMHLHGHHFWELDAAGEAGPYRDSTFLDIGETREILVVLDNPGSWMLHCHMLSHQADGMATWIRVG from the coding sequence TTGATCCTCGCACCCCAATCGATAAAGGCGCGCCTTGCTGGGTACGACGTGTCGATGTTGGGCTTCAACGGTGGTCTGCCGGGCCCTGAAATCAGAATGCGACAAGGACAAACCGCCCGCATTACCCTCGACAACCGATTGGAGGAGGGCGCTCTTGTTCACTGGCATGGGTTGCGGGTTCCAAATCGGATGGATGGTGTCAACGTTCTCACTCAGGATGTGGTCATTCCGGGCGACTCATATCGTTATCAATTCGGCGTCCCGGATGCCGGCACGTATTGGTATCACTCCCATTACCTGTCTTACGATCAGGTCAGTCGCGGCCTTTTCGGCGCCTTCATCGTCGAGGAGCAAAATGCGCCGGCTGTCGACCATGATATTGTTGTTCAATTCTTCGATCTCCTGCTGGATATGTCTGGACAGTACGACGAAGCATTCAACGCGGCCCATTTTACGACCGAGGGCCGTATCGGCAATATTGCCACGGCGCTTGTTTCCAATGGAACCAGCAAGAATGTGAGACAAGGCGACCGCCTGCGTTTGCGCCTGATAAATCCCTCTATCGACAGGGTTTACCGTGTCGGGCTGGACGGTCTGGCAGGCAAGATCGTTGCACTGGATGGTATGCCCCTGGCGCATCCACGGACGCTCGAACCGATCCTTCTCGCTCCGGGGCAAAGATGCGATGTGATCGGTGATGCGACCGGGCCGATCCGATTCGACGACAGCTTTGGAGAGCGGACGTTGAGCCTCGGCGAAATCGCTGTTTCCGGTTCTCGTGAGCCTGCGAAAGTGCCCATCACCGCGTTGCCCGCCAACCGAATGCCCGCCCCGCAAGACCCCGGCCAAACCGCGGAGCTGGTGCTCCAGGGAGGTGCGGGAAGCGCGTCCCATAACGGCACCGGAACATGGGCGCTCAATGACGTATCTGGACTGCCTCGAACCCCTTTCCTATCCGTCGCGCAGGGGACGACCGTGCGCATTTCAATCCGCAACGAAACCGGGTTTCCACACGTCATGCATCTGCATGGCCACCATTTCTGGGAACTCGATGCGGCGGGGGAAGCCGGTCCATACCGGGACTCGACCTTCCTGGATATCGGCGAGACGCGGGAAATTCTCGTCGTCCTGGACAATCCGGGATCGTGGATGCTGCATTGCCACATGTTGAGCCACCAAGCCGACGGTATGGCAACGTGGATCAGAGTCGGCTGA
- a CDS encoding disulfide bond formation protein B, whose protein sequence is MTAAAGSAALLLGAFVFQALGYAPCAMCIWQRYPHAIAIGMGALLLFALPILPILIIGALSALSTSALGMFHTGVERGWWEGPTSCTGSGLDVSQMSVSELLPSASSNASTLVLCNEVVWEFLTLSMASWNAILSGVLACLWLVAIGRHQKVRWHGVADVS, encoded by the coding sequence ATGACTGCGGCGGCAGGATCAGCCGCCTTGCTGTTAGGGGCCTTCGTTTTCCAGGCTCTTGGGTACGCGCCGTGCGCAATGTGCATCTGGCAACGCTACCCACACGCAATCGCCATTGGAATGGGCGCTCTGTTGCTCTTTGCTCTGCCGATTTTGCCAATCCTGATAATCGGTGCCCTGTCGGCACTCAGCACATCCGCGTTGGGAATGTTTCATACCGGGGTCGAGCGCGGCTGGTGGGAGGGACCGACTTCTTGCACGGGATCCGGCCTCGATGTTTCGCAAATGTCGGTATCGGAATTACTGCCCTCTGCCAGTTCAAATGCGTCCACTCTTGTTCTGTGCAATGAGGTTGTCTGGGAATTTCTGACGTTGTCCATGGCGAGTTGGAACGCGATCCTAAGCGGTGTCCTTGCTTGCCTCTGGTTGGTCGCGATCGGAAGACATCAAAAGGTTCGGTGGCATGGGGTCGCGGACGTTTCTTGA
- a CDS encoding L,D-transpeptidase codes for MVTRRHFLALSGSLFSASLSSPAFAKTWPSTAEKAAWDAQITPANYDPATTNPWGLHPRLLPQRVLANDGLRPGDIHVDAIARYLYHIEEGGTAMRYGVAIAKGDLYEPGTYTIRRKVEWPHWTPTQSMIERDPEAYERFADGMEPGPNNALGSRALYLFVGDRDTYLRIHGTPSPRSIGGRASSGCVRMVMAHINDLYPNVAVGSTAFLYSAEDSVTARS; via the coding sequence ATGGTTACAAGACGACACTTCCTTGCACTTTCCGGCTCGCTGTTTTCAGCGTCTCTGAGTTCGCCAGCATTCGCTAAGACCTGGCCGTCAACAGCCGAAAAAGCAGCTTGGGATGCGCAGATCACGCCCGCCAACTATGACCCGGCAACAACCAACCCATGGGGGCTGCATCCCAGGCTGCTGCCGCAACGCGTTTTGGCGAATGACGGTTTGCGCCCGGGTGACATTCACGTCGATGCGATCGCGCGCTATCTGTACCATATCGAGGAAGGTGGCACCGCGATGCGATACGGGGTGGCGATTGCCAAGGGCGATCTCTATGAACCCGGCACCTATACGATCCGCCGAAAGGTCGAATGGCCGCACTGGACGCCAACGCAGTCAATGATCGAACGCGATCCGGAGGCTTACGAGCGGTTTGCCGACGGTATGGAGCCCGGCCCCAACAATGCCTTGGGCAGCAGGGCTTTGTATCTATTCGTCGGAGATCGGGATACGTACCTTCGAATTCACGGAACGCCGAGCCCTCGCAGCATTGGCGGCCGGGCCAGTTCGGGATGCGTGCGCATGGTGATGGCCCACATCAATGATCTCTATCCGAATGTCGCTGTCGGATCGACGGCGTTCCTTTACTCGGCCGAAGACAGCGTTACCGCTCGAAGCTAA